TCACCGACCTGACTGAGAAGGTCAGCGCGGCGGCGGGTGTCGGCAGCGCGAGCACCGCGGTGCTCGCCCAGCCCCCGGCCGTGCCGGAGCCCACCGAGGAGCAGATCGCCGCGGCGGCGAAGGCTGTGGCCGAGCGTGCCGCCGCCGAGCAGGCGGCCGCTGAGCAGGCCGCCGCCGAGCAGGCTGCGGCCCAGGCCGCCGCCGAGGCGGCCGCGAAGGCCGAGGCCGAGGCCGCGGCGCGGCAGGCCAAGGACGACGCGTCCCGGGCCGCGGCTGACCATGCCACTCACCGGGCCGTGACCGAGGGCAACCCCGGTGGCGGCAACGGGCAGTTCTCCGAGGCGTCGCTGTGCGAGCTCTCCTTCGCCCCCGGCGCCCGGCTGCGGTGCGACGCCGCGGCCGCGGTCGAGTCGATGAACATCGAGTTCCGGCACGCGTTCGGCGTCGACCTGAGCATCACGGACTCCTACCGGTCCTACGACGCCCAGGTGCGCACCAAGGCGCAGCTCGGACGGCTCGCCGCGACCCCTGGCACGTCCAACCACGGTTGGGCCAAGGCCCTGGACCTGGGTGGTGGCATCCAGAGCTTCAGCTCCCCCCAGTACCAGTGGATGAAGGCGAACGCCGGACGGTTCGGCTGGGTCCACCCCGGCTGGGCCGAGCCGGGCGGCAGCAAGCCGGAGCCGTGGCACTGGGAGTTCGGCCGCTGACAGCAGGCTGAGCGCCCTCGCACATGACGGGCCCCGCGGGACGACCTCCCGCGGGGCCCGTCGTCGTGTCCGGGGTCTGGCGTCGCCGCAGCGGCCATTTCGACCTAGCGTGTCCGGGGTAGTCATTCCATCCCGATCCGAGGAGACGCCCCATGGCCACCCGTACAGCTCGCACCGCCTGGAAGGGCTCGCTCAACGACGGCTCCGGCACGGTGGACCTCGTCAGCTCGGGCGTCGGCACCTTCGACGTCTCCTTCCCCCGCCGGGCCGCCGAGGACGCGGGCGGGGTCACCAGCCCGGAGGAGCTCATCGCGGCGGCGCACTCCTCGTGCTTCGCGATGCAGCTCTCGGCGGTCGTCGCCGAGGCGGGCGGCACGCCGCAGTCCTTCGACGTGACCGCTGACGCCACGCTGCGCCCCGACCCCGAGGGCGGGTTCCGCATCGCGGAGATCAAGCTCACGGTCCGGGGGACGGTCGACGGCCTGGACAACGACGCGTTCATCGCCGCCGCCGAGCTGGCCTCGACGACCTGCCCGGTGTCGAAGGCCCTGGCCGGCACCGCGATCACCCTGGACGCCGCGCTTTCCTGAGCGCCCTCCGCCGATCGCTGGCCGGGCTGCGCTGCGGCCCGGCCAGCGGCCGCCGAGATGGGGACTTCCGTCCCTAAGGAAAGGCTCGCCTCAGTTCTAGCGTGGTTCGCATGAACCTCGCACAGTGCCCGGTGGACGCGCACGCGCGCGTGGTCGCGCTCGACGCCGAGCAGTCCATGCGCCTGCGCATGAGCGAGCTGGGGCTGCGGGTCGGGGCCGTCGTGCGGGTCACCCAGCGTGCCGCCTTCGGCGGCCGGGTGGTGGCCATCGGCGCCCAGCGGTTCGCCGTCGACGGCCAGACGGCCACGCGCATCGCCATCGAGCCCGTGCGCGGCGCGCACCAGAGCCCCCGGCTGTGAGCTGCCACGCCCCGGGCCCCGGAGGCCTGCCAGGGCCGGACGACGCACGTCGCGGCGGTGGCCGCGCGGACCTGCGGGATCCCGCCACCGTGCTGCTGGTCGGCAACCCGAACGTGGGGAAGTCCACCCTGTTCAACTCCCTGACCGGCGCTCGCCAGCAGGTCACCAACGCCCCGGGCACCACGGTGGAGCTCCAGGTCGGCGTCTGGCGCCAGGCCGGGGGCGCCGATCCCGTGCGGCTGATCGACCTGCCTGGCACCTACAGCCTGCTGGCGCGCTCGCCCGACGAGCGGGTCACCGCGGACGCGGTGGCCGGGTCGAGCCGGTTGGGCCGCGCCGACCTCGCCGTCGTCCTGGTCGAGGCCGCCGGCCTGGCGCGCTCTCTGTACCTCTTGGCGCAGGTGGCGCAGACCGGCTGCCCGCTGGTCGTCGCCCTCACCATGGCGGACGTGGCGGCGTCCCGGGGCATCCCGGTCGACGCGGACCGCCTGGCCGAGGTGCTCGGCGTCCCGGTCGTGGCCGTGGACCCGCGCACCGGCGCCGGGATCCCCGAGCTGGCCCGCACGGTCGAGGCCGCGCTCAGTGCAGGCCCGGGCTCGGTCGTGGGCATCGAGGCGGTGGCCGACGCGGCCGACGCGGACGGGGCCGATCTCGCCGCCGGGCTGGCGCAGGCGGAGACCCTCTTCGGCTGGGTCGACGAGGTCACCCAGCAGCTCGCCACCCCGGAGCCGCGCGCCCGCACCGCCTCGGACCGGGTCGACGGCGTGCTGCTGCGGCCCTGGGTGGGGGTGCCGGTCTTCCTCGCCGTGGCCTGGCTGCTGTTCCAGCTCGCGACCTCCCTCGCCGCGCCGCTGATGGACGCCGTCAGCGCCTTCGTGTCCGGCCCGGTGACCGACCTCGCGCGGGTGCTGATCCCCGGCCCGGCGTGGCTCGAGGGCTTCGTGGTGGACGGCCTGCTGCAGGGCGTCGGCACCGTGCTGTCGTTCGCGCCGCTGATGGCCGTCATGTTCCTGGCGATCGCGCTGCTCGAGGACTGCGGCTACCTGGCCCGGGCCGCCTTCGTGGCCGACCGCGCGATGCGTTCCCTGGGGCTCGACGGCCGCGCGGTGCTGCCCCTGGTGGTCGGGTTCGGGTGCAACCTGCCGGCGCTCGCGGCCACGCGCACCCTGCCGCACGCGCGCCAGCGGCTGCTCACCGGGCTGCTGGTGCCGTACGCGTCGTGCACCGCCCGGCTCACCGTCTACCTGCTGCTGGCCAGCATCTTCTTCCCCGGCCACGCCGGAACCGCGGTGTTCTTGATGTACGTCGCCTCGGTGGCGCTGATCGTGCTGGGCGGGCTCGCGCTGCGCCGCACGGCGTTCCGCGACCTGGAGCAGGAGCCGTTCGTGCTCGTGCTGCCCGCGTACCAGCGCCCGCGGGTGCGCGCGCTGCTGCTCTCGGCGTGGCTGCGCACCCGGGCGTTCGTGACCAAGGCCGGCAGGGTCATCGTGGCGACCCTCGCGGTGGTGTGGGTGCTGCTGGCCCTGCCGGTGAC
The sequence above is a segment of the Cellulomonas chengniuliangii genome. Coding sequences within it:
- a CDS encoding OsmC family peroxiredoxin, producing MATRTARTAWKGSLNDGSGTVDLVSSGVGTFDVSFPRRAAEDAGGVTSPEELIAAAHSSCFAMQLSAVVAEAGGTPQSFDVTADATLRPDPEGGFRIAEIKLTVRGTVDGLDNDAFIAAAELASTTCPVSKALAGTAITLDAALS
- a CDS encoding FeoA family protein, with the protein product MNLAQCPVDAHARVVALDAEQSMRLRMSELGLRVGAVVRVTQRAAFGGRVVAIGAQRFAVDGQTATRIAIEPVRGAHQSPRL
- the feoB gene encoding ferrous iron transporter B → MSCHAPGPGGLPGPDDARRGGGRADLRDPATVLLVGNPNVGKSTLFNSLTGARQQVTNAPGTTVELQVGVWRQAGGADPVRLIDLPGTYSLLARSPDERVTADAVAGSSRLGRADLAVVLVEAAGLARSLYLLAQVAQTGCPLVVALTMADVAASRGIPVDADRLAEVLGVPVVAVDPRTGAGIPELARTVEAALSAGPGSVVGIEAVADAADADGADLAAGLAQAETLFGWVDEVTQQLATPEPRARTASDRVDGVLLRPWVGVPVFLAVAWLLFQLATSLAAPLMDAVSAFVSGPVTDLARVLIPGPAWLEGFVVDGLLQGVGTVLSFAPLMAVMFLAIALLEDCGYLARAAFVADRAMRSLGLDGRAVLPLVVGFGCNLPALAATRTLPHARQRLLTGLLVPYASCTARLTVYLLLASIFFPGHAGTAVFLMYVASVALIVLGGLALRRTAFRDLEQEPFVLVLPAYQRPRVRALLLSAWLRTRAFVTKAGRVIVATLAVVWVLLALPVTGGHAVADVPVQDSLYGSAAQAIAPALAPAGFGEWHSAAALVTGFVAKEVVVGSFAQTYAVDEPSDPSQAGDLGAQMRATFEETSGGHAAAAAAAFMVFVLAYTPCVATLAEQKRLFGGRWTIGAMVVQLAVAWVLAVAVFQVGRLL